In Passer domesticus isolate bPasDom1 chromosome 7, bPasDom1.hap1, whole genome shotgun sequence, one genomic interval encodes:
- the MFSD14A gene encoding hippocampus abundant transcript 1 protein, translating to MTQAGKKKKRAVNRSIMLAKKIIIKDGGTPQGIGSPSVYHAVIVIFLEFFAWGLLTAPTLVVLHETFPKHTFLMNGLIQGVKGLLSFLSAPLIGALSDVWGRKSFLLLTVFFTCAPIPLMKISPWWYFAVISVSGVFAVTFSVVFAYVADITQEHERSMAYGLVSATFAASLVTSPAIGAYLGRAYGDSLVVVLATAIALLDICFILVAVPESLPEKMRPASWGAPISWEQADPFASLKKVGQDSIVLLICITVFLSYLPEAGQYSSFFLYLRQIMGFSSESVAAFIAVLGILSIIAQTIVLSLLMRSIGNKNTILLGLGFQILQLAWYGFGSEPWMMWAAGAVAAMSSITFPAVSALVSRTADADQQGVVQGMITGIRGLCNGLGPALYGFIFYIFHVELNELPMPESSSGGSVVAQYHLQQNSIIPGPPFLFGACSVLLALLVALFIPEHTNLNVRSSNWKKHCGSHGHPHSPQAPGEAKEPLLQDTNV from the exons ATGACCCAGGCGGGGAAGAAGAAGAAGCGCGCCGTGAACCGCAGTATCATGCTGGCCAAGAAGATCATCATTAAGGACGGCGGCACG CCTCAAGGAATAGGTTCACCCAGTGTCTACCATGCTGTCATCGTTATCTTCTTGGAGTTTTTTGCCTGGGGACTCCTGACAGCTCCCACTTTAGTG GTTTTGCATGAAACCTTCCCGAAACATACATTTCTAATGAATGGTCTAATTCAAGGAGTAAAG GGCTTATTGTCGTTCCTCAGTGCCCCACTCATAGGTGCCCTGTCTGATGTGTGGGGACGAAAGTCCTTCTTGCTGCTAACAGTGTTTTTCACCTGTGCACCCATACCACTAATGAAGATCAGCCCATG GTGGTACTTCGCTGTAATCTCTGTGTCTGGAGTTTTTGCAGTGACATTTTCTGTAGTTTTTGCATATGTAGCAGACATAACCCAAGAACACGAGAGGAGCATGGCCTATGGTTTG GTTTCAGCAACTTTTGCAGCAAGTTTAGTGACCAGCCCTGCTATCGGCGCCTACCTGGGCCGAGCGTACGGCGACAgcctggtggtggtgctggctaCGGCAATCGCCCTGCTGGACATTTGTTTCATCCTTGTTGCTGTACCGGAGTCGCTGCCAGAGAAGATGAGGCCAGCGTCCTGGGGAGCACCCATTTCATGGGAACAGGCTGACCCCTTTGCA TCCCTGAAGAAAGTCGGCCAGGACTCCATTGTGCTGCTGATCTGCATAACAGTCTTTCTTTCCTACCTCCCAGAGGCAGGCCAATATTCCAGCTTCTTCCTATACCTCAGACAG ATAATGGGATTTTCATCTGAAAGTGTTGCAGCATTCATAGCAGTTCTTGGGATTCTTTCCATTATTGCACAG ACAATAGTGTTGAGTTTACTGATGCGGTCCATTGGAAACAAGAACACCATCCTGCTGGGCCTGGGCTTCCAAATACTGCAGCTGGCCTGGTACGGCTTTGGCTCAGAGCCATG GATGATGTGGGCAGCCGGTGCTGTGGCCGCCATGTCCAGCATCACTTTCCCAGCGGTCAGCGCCCTGGTCTCACGAACTGCTGATGCCGACCAGCAGG GTGTTGTTCAAGGGATGATTACAGGAATTCGAGGACTGTGTAATGGTTTGGGACCAGCGCTTTATGGTTTTATATTCTATATATTTCACGTTGAATTGAATGAACTGCCCATGCCCGAATCATCGTCAGGAGGTAGTGTGGTTGCACAATACCACTTACAACAG aACTCCATAATTCCTGGACCCCCATTCTTATTTGGAGCgtgctctgtgctgttggcATTACTTGTTGCCTTGTTTATTCCTGAACATACAAACCTAAATGTAAGATCCAGCAACTGGAAGAAACACTGTGGCAGCCACGGCCATCCCCACAGCCCACAAGCTCCTGGTGAAGCTAAAGAACCATTACTGCAAGACACAAACGTATGA